The Culex quinquefasciatus strain JHB chromosome 2, VPISU_Cqui_1.0_pri_paternal, whole genome shotgun sequence genome contains the following window.
tataaaggtaaaaaaaaaacaaatttccagatttggctttttggggttttttgaaaccaccttgagtcaagggtattaaaaaacacccaaaaagcaaaaactgaaaatttggtttatcggAACTACTCGGGacggaaaaaaaactccagaaatgtgaTAATTCCGAGGATAATtctaaatgttttgaaatttaataattcaaaatataataattctaggttaaattttcaaaaggtcctatctgcatagtaAACCCATAACTCatatgttgttttgaaaatttactctagaattctaaaaatataaagttcGCAAGTTATGAAATAAATTCAACATTCttagatttaaaattctaaaactataaaaaatgtaaactacaaaaatatccgacccaaaatgattaattattttgttttttttttatgttttccctCGCTTTATTTTTCTTCAGGACCACCCCATCCGCTTGAAACGTTTCACCCGTTTGACGTTTGTGGAATTTTCTTATTACGTCTCACCTTTCGCTTCAATCTCTTTCAATCATCATCAAATCCCAAAAAGAGCAAAGAGTTTGCCAGCAGCAGCGAAAATAAAACCTGGAACGGCAGCGTAAATTTGGCGTAAAAgtgcaaaaatcatgtaaattagCACCTCCAAAGCTGCACGAAACAAGTGGCCTCGTTCCAGCGATCCCCGGAGCGGTGCCGGTGGCCCCAAACGGACACGATGTTGCAGTTTCTGAAAAAGTCAGGTATTTTCCACTTTGCGCTAcggagaagaaaaaaatcagaggTCGTCATCATCTTTTAATTCGCTGGTCCCCACttctcttcctcctcctccgacCAACCGCGCCACTCCCGGTCGATGGCATTTTTACGCATTACGTAgcataatttgtttttgttattttccttTCGCGCATCATCGTGgaaaaactttctaaattttcttTCTCCTCCTCTCAACAGCGGCACGGCGACGGTCCACTGGCCATGGAAGCGGGGAGGAAGAAAACGTAAACAAGTCGGCGGCCGGTGAGGTCATCGCGAATGGTGGCACGATGGCGAAGGCGGAACCGGTCAGCGACGAGGAAGCGCTGCGGGAAGCCGAACGGTACTGGATGGACCAGCAGAACCAGGAACGGGATCAGTGCGCACCGGTTGCCAAGTCACGCCTCTCGCGCAACCTGCTGGACATTCTGGCCGAACAGAGCTGCATCTGCTACTTTGTACAGTTCCTGGAAACCAAAAGTGCCCTGCCGCTGGTCAAGTTTTGGCTTGAGGTGGAAGGTTTCAAGGCGGCCGCCGCCGAAAGTGTCCGGCTGGATGAGCGAATCGCCAAGGGTGTCACAGTGGGAACCGTCGCGCCGCATCGTGGCCTCAACCGGAGCGTCTCGTCCGACAACTACGACAGCGTTTCCTTTCTCAGCGTGGATTGCGATTCCATCTCAACCTTTTCGGAAAACGCCTTCGAAGACGTCGGAACGCCGACCACGGAGGACCTTACGACGGCTTCTTCTCGGAGTTGCACGCCGATCCCGCAAACCCCGCTTCCCGTACTGCTCGAAGAGGACCGCAAACCTGCAAACGAGGACGCCATGCGACAGTCGCTGACCGACGACGAAAAGCTCAAGCTGGAGGAACAACCGGTGGCCGCGGCCACGACGAACGTCCAGCAGAATGGCGGTGGTTTCAACTCGTTGGTCATTTCGGACGCGGTGCGGATCTACCGTAAGTTTCTGGTGAGCAGCTCGCCATACTACATTGAGGTGCCGGCGACGATTCTGTCGGCGATTTCGTTGGCACTGTGCGGGGGAGGGACCTGTAGCGAGCGGATCTTTGACGATGCCCAGCAGTATTTGGTGGAGGTGATggagaaaaattatttgaacGCGTTCCTGGAGAGTGGGTTCTACTGCAAGTACACGTTTGAGGTGAGTCGATCGATTCTTAAGttccaaattaaaatttctcCTTCTCCTTTGCTGCTTAAAAGACTAGGTATTAAACAGGATATACGAGGTATGAGGTGCCGGTGCTAGCATAGTCAGATCAATAGACCAATTCCATATTTTCCCTGAGCAGCAGCACGGACAAGGAGCCGGCTTTATCGTGCGGGGCAAGATGCAGGATCACGTGTTCGGTTTTACGGCGATCAGCGAGCGGTTGTGCAAGTTGAGGATAagaggccgtttcttcaactacagcatcatcaacgtgcactgCCCCCACGAAGAAAAAACCGATGATGAGAAGGAAACATTCTACACGACTCTGTAACGACTTAGCACTTAGTTGAATGTTGGCCAGTAGCATCTATATTCCTCGCAAGGACATTCACAAAGCCACCTAAACATCATCTGACCAACGGACAAAAACTGCAAATCGACCACTTTGATTCAGACCACTACCTAGTCGGAGTTGACATGCGCTCATGACCGAATACCGAGAGGAAGCTGCATCAAGTGACAAGACGTGGAACGATACAGGAAATCTCAGAATCGGCAAGTCTTGGTTTGCAAGTTTAAAAGGCATCAGCGATTGCGATTGTGAGAGAAACCTGATCGTGAGAAGCGAGGTGTTGGATAGGTGGAAGCagtacttcaacgagcacctcaacggcgattaAGCCAGCGAAGACGGCTTAGGGGTTAATTTTGACACCCAAAGATGACCAACATTTCCCAGTACCTaatctggagacggtgaagagaGTGATCAGGAAGCTGAACAGCAAAAGCGCTGGCGACAATGATCGGCTACCCGGTGAGAGCGCTTGACTGAACCAGAAGGGTCGATGGGTGGTGTCCTATTTACAAAAACTGGCACTCGCGCtaccacggaccaaatattttgtctcTGACAAATCGTCGAGCAATGTCGTGAGCACAACGATTTCAACAAAATGTGAAAAAGGTTCGACGTCAAATCCCCAAGTCTCTATCCTCTAGCTGTGGATGATAATTGAGTTCGTGTATTTGGGATCGCTGACTAGCAAAGAAATTcggaatcgatttttttttgtaaggaatCGTGAGTACTTGTGATAATGGAAGAACCTCACTTCGGATCGAGTCCAACGCCGCACGAAGCTAACGATGTACAAAACACTGATAAAaccggtagtcctctatggccacTCAAATGCTGTTGGAGTCTTCGAATGCAGCAGTCACTATTCACTAAGTTATTTGATTGTTAATTAAAAAGACTTGTTAAAATGAATCCTACTCAACTCGACGTTTCGAGCTTTTTTTACTTCCTAGACAGGAATCCCGGTAAAAGATAGCACATTGAAACACTAATTAACGCTTCGATGTATTTCCAGGTTCTCTCAAGCGACAGCCTCACCCTGAAGGACATCCTGTGCAGCGAGATGGCCCTGTTCTACTTTATGGAGTACCTCGAGCAAAAGGGCAAACGCCACACGCTGGAGTTTTGCGTTTCCGCCAGCCACTTTCTCCGCACGACGTCCTCCTCCACGAGCGGCACCGGAAGCAGCTCCCAAGCCCAGGCCGACGCCGTGGTTCTGTATCAAAAGTATTTTTCGCTTCAAGCGACCTGCTCGCTAACGCTCAGCGACAAGGTGCGGTTCTTGATCGAGGAGCAGATCTGCTCGCAGGACGTGGGCGTTATCAAGCGTTGTTTCGAGCTGCCCTCGAGGATCGTCGAGCGGTTCCTGGAGCGGCAGTACTTTCAGGGCTTCCTGAAGTCCCCGCTGTACGCCAAGTTCCTGTCGGAGCTGGTGGGGAAGATTGGCAGCAATCCGGCGGAGGAGGCGAGTGGAAACTTTGGAATCCTAGCAGGACGCAAGCAGATATTCACGAACGATCGACGGGCGGGAGCGAATCAACGACGTGGCCATCGAAAGACGTTCTCGGACGTGACGAGCGACAGCACGATTCGCCACCAACATTCGCCATTTATTTCGTCGCAGAACACGCTGCTGGCAATGCCGGATGCCAGTTTCCACCGGAAGCGCCTTAatccaccgtcgtcgtcgtcgtcgcaggcTGACCTCATGCTGATCGATTCCCGCCAGTTGTACAATCCAGACCTGCTGTGGCGACGGAACTCGGTCGCTGGGCTCACGTTCGGGCGCGTTGATTCCCTCGGGCGGTACGAGCGAGATTTCGACATGGCCGAACCGCCCCAGGATGATGACCGGTGGAGCAAGAATAGGCTCAAGAAGGCGATGCGGAAGTTGGTGAATCTACCGGAGGATAAGGCCCAGGAAGAGTTGGCCTGGCAGGTGGCGGAGATGATCGTGAAGGACATCACGAGTGTTACGATGAATGGCGGTGGGAGCGATGATGCGCCGGACATTCCGACTTCAACCGCGTCGTGATTGTGCTCTCTTTAGCGGGTAGTTCAAACCGTACGTATTATTATCATAATTTAGCACAGAGCCGTATGAAATAGTTGTTTTAATATTACGTATTATGTTTATCCAacgttttttgattattttaaagattttatctCTACTCGTTTCTACTTATGTTTCGTTACCGTAAAACCGCAACCCTTGGTTCAAGACActcaaaattccagaaatttaaACTCTCttatatttataaatttgtagTAATTACTGAAACTATGGTGCTTGAAAGtaaaaactaataaaacatAAAGTAACAAAGTAAAAACGTATAATACAAACTAacacaaatacacaaaaaaaaaccagccTGGGGCTGAAAACATCACAAAAGTACCACATCATCTCACCTCAGCAAAAAAAGAAATGTAGAAAAAGGGAATcgaaatcgaacaaaaaaaaaaggtttgttttGGTGTGTGGCCAAAAAAGTGCCAAGCGCGcaggaagatttttttgttttcgctccattttgaaacaaaaactgATCAGTTTTATACTGGAAGAAAGTGCAAATTATTGCCAGCCATTGTGTGCTGATTGAAGTGAAACAGaatgcattttgaataaaaGGGAGGGAAAAATGGAAATTGTGTATTATCAGAAAGTTTAGTAGTAGAAATAATTCAGAATCACAATAAAACTACTCGAATATTATCAAAAACATTTACtttgattaattttgaaagaaatcttCTTAAAGTGGCAAATTTACTATTTAAATTCAATCTAATTGTCTGTGACCTACCTAGCAAGTTGCGTTGAATCACCCCCCGgcaaccatctgtcaaaatttgctgctctttttgtgtttgtgtgtcagTTCCAGTCAGACATTTCTTGAAGTGCGGAACGGCCAAAGCGGCGTTTTCCGATTTTCCAAGCAAAATTCGCGTTTTCCGCCGTTGATTGGTGCAAATTAGAGTGAGTAGACGTGGTTTTAccgaaatttgataaaattttgaagttttgcggTGTTTTCGTGGGTGAAAAGTGGATTGGAAATTTTCGCACTCGTGCGGAGCAAAGAAAAAGAGTCGGGCTGCTGCGATTctgggagtgtgtgtgtgtgtgtgtgtgttttggggGCGAGAAAAAGAAGACTAGTTTCGTTGCAGGTGGTGTGAGTGTCCGGAAATGTTGATGAACTTTAGAGAGAGTTGCAGACTTTTTGGTGAAGATGGCGCAGAGTTTCGTGctctgatattttttaaaagggaaattctttgcttatttttaaactcat
Protein-coding sequences here:
- the LOC6033338 gene encoding A-kinase anchor protein 10, mitochondrial, whose product is MLQFLKKSAARRRSTGHGSGEEENVNKSAAGEVIANGGTMAKAEPVSDEEALREAERYWMDQQNQERDQCAPVAKSRLSRNLLDILAEQSCICYFVQFLETKSALPLVKFWLEVEGFKAAAAESVRLDERIAKGVTVGTVAPHRGLNRSVSSDNYDSVSFLSVDCDSISTFSENAFEDVGTPTTEDLTTASSRSCTPIPQTPLPVLLEEDRKPANEDAMRQSLTDDEKLKLEEQPVAAATTNVQQNGGGFNSLVISDAVRIYRKFLVSSSPYYIEVPATILSAISLALCGGGTCSERIFDDAQQYLVEVMEKNYLNAFLESGFYCKYTFEVLSSDSLTLKDILCSEMALFYFMEYLEQKGKRHTLEFCVSASHFLRTTSSSTSGTGSSSQAQADAVVLYQKYFSLQATCSLTLSDKVRFLIEEQICSQDVGVIKRCFELPSRIVERFLERQYFQGFLKSPLYAKFLSELVGKIGSNPAEEASGNFGILAGRKQIFTNDRRAGANQRRGHRKTFSDVTSDSTIRHQHSPFISSQNTLLAMPDASFHRKRLNPPSSSSSQADLMLIDSRQLYNPDLLWRRNSVAGLTFGRVDSLGRYERDFDMAEPPQDDDRWSKNRLKKAMRKLVNLPEDKAQEELAWQVAEMIVKDITSVTMNGGGSDDAPDIPTSTAS